In a single window of the Thunnus albacares chromosome 1, fThuAlb1.1, whole genome shotgun sequence genome:
- the sirt3 gene encoding NAD-dependent protein deacetylase sirtuin-3, mitochondrial translates to MSCLRLGNCLWKVGIRFCLYRSLCSRASRTVCANGFGERSLCPARGAAAPSRQTSSPRWDGARGLFSRGGGAAGEQQTLESIAKNIRERQYKRVVVMAGAGISTPSGIPDFRSPGSGLYDNLQQYNLPYAEAIFEIGFFHHNPEPFFALAKELYPGNYQPNVTHYFVRLLHEKGLLLRMYTQNIDGLERLAGIPAKMLVEAHGTFATATCTVCRRQYEGEDLRPDVMSGTVPKCPTCTGVVKPNIVFFGEELPPHFFKYLTDFPLADLLIIMGTSLEVEPFASLSGAVRSSVPRLLINRDLVGPFAWRSRRPHDVVQLGDVVSGVQALSDALGWTQELDALMAAAAEKASTKTEE, encoded by the exons ATGTCGTGTTTGCGTTTAGGAAACTGCTTGTGGAAAGTAGGAATCAG GTTTTGTTTGTATCGCAGTTTGTGTTCAAGAGCAAGCAGGACGGTGTGTGCAAACG GCTTTGGTGAAAGGAGTTTGTGTCCAGCTCGAGGTGCAGCAGCGCCGTCCAG ACAAACAAGCTCTCCCCGCTGGGATGGAGCTCGAGGACTTTTCTCCCGTGGCGGAGGTGCAGCCGGCGAGCAGCAGACCCTGGAGAGCATTGCCAAGAACATCCGAGAGCGGCAGTACAAGAGGGTCGTAGTGATGGCCGGAGCAGGGATCAGCACTCCTAGTGGCATCCCAGatttcag GTCCCCAGGCAGCGGTCTCTATGACAACCTGCAGCAGTATAACCTGCCTTACGCGGAGGCCATATTCGAGATCGGCTTTTTCCATCATAACCCTGAACCCTTCTTCGCCCTGGCCAAAGAGCTGTACCCGGGTAATTACCAGCCCAATGTCACACACTACTTTGTACGGCTGCTTCACGAGAAGGGTCTGCTTCTCAGGATGTACACGCAGAACATCGACGGGCTGGAAagat TGGCAGGGATTCCCGCTAAGATGCTGGTGGAGGCTCATGGTACGTTTGCAACGGCCACCTGCACTGTTTGCAGGAGACAATATGAAGGAGAAGACCTACGA CCAGACGTGATGAGCGGGACGGTCCCTAAGTGTCCGACCTGTACGGGCGTAGTAAAGCCCAACATCGTCTTTTTTGGGGAGGAGCTCCCGCCTCACTTCTTCAAATACCTCACAGACTTCCCACTGGCAGACCTGCTGATCATCATGGGCACTTCGCTGGAG GTGGAGCCCTTCGCCAGTCTGTCAGGAGCCGTACGCAGCTCTGTTCCCCGACTCCTCATCAACAGGGACTTGGTGGGTCCGTTCGCCTGGAGAAGCCGCCGACCTCATGACGTGGTGCAGCTGGGCGACGTGGTCAGCGGCGTGCAAGCCTTGTCCGACGCCCTCGGCTGGACTCAGGAGCTGGACGCTCTGATGGCGGCCGCTGCTGAGAAa
- the psmd13 gene encoding 26S proteasome non-ATPase regulatory subunit 13: MKDVTGYLKQQQSNSSTPEMASEWHTLEELHNKRLWHQLTLKLTDFVKDPCFKTGDGLIQLYENFLSDFEHRINPLSLMEIILYVARQMTDPKDAIVFLEKTKEKVKSSEEAVILCKTSIGSLKLEINDLPATKKIIEEVEEMLNNLPGVTSVHGRFYDLSSKYYRIIGNHASYYKDALRYLGCVDIKDLPETEKQERAFTLGLAGLLGEGVYNFGELLMHPVLESLRNTDKQWLIDTLYAFNGGNVEKFQGFKSAWGQQPDLAAHEAKLMQKIQLLCVMEMTFTRPANHRQLTFTEIGQSAKIPVNEVELLVMKALSVGLIKGNIDEVDQKVQMTWVQPRVLDLQQIKGMKERLDFWCGDVKNMAMLVEQQAHDILT; the protein is encoded by the exons ATGAAAGATGTCACCGGGTACCTCAAACAACAGCAGAGCAACAGCTCAACGCCGGAGATGGCGTCGGAGTGGCACACGCTGGAGGAACTGCAcaacaaaag atTGTGGCATCAGTTGACTCTGAAGCTGACAGACTTTGTTAAAGACCCTTGCTTCAAAACAGGAGATGGCCTCATACAG CTCTATGAAAATTTCCTCAGTGACTTTGAACACAG AATCAATCCATTGTCCCTCATGGAGATCATTCTGTATGTTGCCAGACAGATGACAG ATCCTAAAGATGCCATCGTTTTTCTGGAGAAGACCAAGGAAAAA GTGAAAAGCAGCGAAGAAGCCGTCATTCTCTGCAAGACATCTATCGGCAGCCTTAAACTGGAGATCAATGATCTTCCTGCTACAAAG AAAATAATTGAAGAGGTGGAGGAAATGTTGAATAACTTGCCCGGAGTGACGTCGGTCCACGGCAGATTTTACGACCTGTCCAGCAAATATTATCGCATCATCGGGAACCACGCCTCCTACTACAAGGACGCTCTGCGCTACCTCGGATGTGTGGACATCAAAGACCTTCCAG agacagagaagcagGAGAGGGCGTTCACACTGGGACTGGCTGGACTCTTAGGAGAAGGAGTTTACAACTTCGGAGAGCTG CTGATGCATCCTGTGCTGGAGTCGCTGAGgaacacagacaaacagtgGCTCATCGACACACTATACGCCTTCAACGGAGGCAATGTGGAGAAATTCCAGGGCTTCAAATCAGCCTGGGGCCAACAG CCGGACCTCGCAGCACATGAAGCCAAACTGATGCAGAAGATCCAGCTGCTCTGCGTGATGGAG aTGACTTTCACTCGTCCTGCCAACCACAGGCAGCTGACCTTCACTGAGATCGGCCAGAGCGCCAAAATCCCCGTTAATGAG GTGGAGCTTCTGGTGATGAAGGCTCTGTCTGTGGGCCTCATCAAAGGCAACATTGATGAGGTGGACCAGAAGGTGCAGATGACCTGGGTGCAGCCCAGAGTGCTGGACCTGCAGCAG ATCAAAGGCATGAAGGAGCGGTTGGACTTCTGGTGCGGTGACGTTAAGAACATGGCCATGCTGGTGGAGCAGCAGGCCCACGACATCCTCACCTAA
- the jph3a gene encoding junctophilin-3, translated as MSTGGRFDFDDGGSYCGGWEQGKAHGRGVCTGPQGQGEYAGAWSHGFEVLGVYTWPSGNSYQGTWAQGKRHGIGVESKGRWEYRGEWTQGFKGRYGQLESTASGARYEGTWSNGLQDGYGTETYSDGGTYQGQWLGGMRHGYGVRQSVPYGMAAVILFPLRTSINSLRSEHSHGPPAVLEDGTATTPTDGVVAGLAGSPVGRGGFALTAPSEAERQRKRKGRFRQSILSGLKLRRSESKSSLASQLSKQSSFCSEAGMSTVSSAASDIHSNASESEQGAPVDATVTEMYAGEWRSDQRAGWGISRRSDGLHYAGEWAANKRHGYGCTTFPDGTKEEGKYKQNVLVSGKRKNLIPLRASKIREKVDRAVEAAEKAADIAKQKAEIAMSRMSHARGKAEAAEGVAQKATEECRLARIAAKELSPSFHIYGNGLECQRPKHQDAKDKDHEVISTGTDSPELCTPDTTPPVITPDLSPVLSVPTSPPHSPPKHAHRPRNACFMRQSAVDDQGGAEIQVLVEGRGMDLPRGGANNWTDDMYPDRGGSSRSTTPSLLEEQEGQINGHEQAPLSNHKPREKSSSNHKSREHASSYRAWEHSLSNQKPSKHASSNHKSREYSSSNHKTWDHSSTNHKACEHASSNYKPQVHILSNHKALEHNMSNHKTSEHASSNHKSQDYISSNHNAKDHVSSSYNPREHVYSNHHPKQHNPSNHKLNEHAVIDQRLDGLTGGWTAESTLRWSPAHSRLTEQDEERMNDYTVDMRLQCPESQSSRGLGQDSPAPKNNRLRSRGLRPVREGSMDSVQMLDNLNVGAELEEWPLHRDLTLSPPLKSQPITLEQDGEHLTLKSNSGSSSILVVMVILLNIGVAILFIHFFI; from the exons ATGTCCACTGGAGGCAGGTTTGACTTTGATGACGGGGGGTCGTACTGCGGGGGGTGGGAGCAGGGTAAGGCCCATGGCCGAGGGGTATGCACGGGGCCCCAGGGTCAGGGAGAGTACGCGGGGGCCTGGAGCCACGGCTTTGAGGTCCTGGGCGTGTACACGTGGCCCAGCGGGAACAGCTACCAGGGCACCTGGGCGCAGGGCAAGCGGCATGGCATCGGGGTGGAGAGCAAGGGCCGCTGGGAGTACAGAGGGGAGTGGACGCAGGGGTTCAAAGGTCGCTACGGGCAGCTGGAGAGCACGGCCAGCGGCGCCCGATACGAGGGGACGTGGAGCAACGGTCTGCAGGATGGATACGGCACTGAAACCTACTCTGATGGAG gaaCCTATCAAGGTCAGTGGCTTGGTGGGATGCGTCATGGATATGGCGTGCGGCAGAGTGTGCCGTACGGCATGGCAGCCGTCATCCTCTTCCCTCTGCGAACATCCATAAACTCCCTGCGCTCCGAGCACAGCCACGGCCCTCCGGCTGTGCTGGAGGACGGCACTGCCACCACACCCACGGACGGGGTGGTGGCCGGGCTGGCCGGCAGCCCTGTGGGCCGAGGAGGGTTCGCTCTGACCGCTCCAAGCGAAGCCGAACgccagaggaagaggaaaggtCGCTTCCGCCAATCCATCCTGAGTGGCCTGAAGCTGCGGCGCTCCGAGTCCAAAAGCTCCCTGGCCAGTCAGCTCAGCAAACAGAGCTCCTTCTGCAGCGAGGCTGGCATGAGCACGGTCAGCTCTGCTGCGTCTGACATCCACTCCAACGCCAGTGAGAGTGAACAGGGCGCCCCCGTGGACGCCACTGTCACAGAAATGTACGCTGGTGAGTGGCGGAGCGACCAGCGGGCTGGCTGGGGCATCAGTCGGCGCTCGGACGGCCTGCATTATGCAGGCGAGTGGGCGGCGAACAAGAGGCACGGATACGGATGCACCACCTTCCCCGATGGCAccaaagaggagggaaagtaCAAGCAGAACGTGCTGGTGAGCGGCAAACGCAAGAACCTGATTCCACTGAGGGCCAGTAAAATCAGAGAGAAGGTGGACCGAGCTGTTGAAGCTGCTGAGAAGGCCGCGGACATCGCCAAGCAGAAAGCAGAGATCGCCATGTCGAG GATGAGCCACGCTCGTGGGAAGGCGGAGGCAGCTGAAGGAGTGGCGCAGAAGGCCACGGAAGAGTGTCGACTGGCCCGGATAGCTGCCAAAGAgctctctccttcctttcacATCTATGGGAACG GGCTCGAGTGTCAGAGGCCCAAGCACCAGGACGCCAAGGACAAAGACCACGAGGTCATCTCCACGGGAACAGACAGTCCGGAGCTGTGCACTCCGGACACCACGCCGCCTGTAATAACACCTGATCTCAGCCCCGTGCTGAGCGTACCCACCTCGCCCCCCCACAGCCCGCCCAAGCACGCCCATCGCCCCAGAAATGCTTGCTTCATGCGCCAGAGCGCCGTGGACGATCAGGGCGGGGCCGAGATCCAGGTGCTGGTGGAGGGGCGGGGGATGGATCTGCCGAGGGGAGGGGCTAACAATTGGACTGATGACATGTATCCGGACCGAGGAGGCAGCAGCCGCTCCACCACGCCGTCCCTCCTGGAGGAGCAAGAGGGCCAAATTAACGGCCACGAGCAAGCCCCTCTGTCCAACCACAAACCACGGGAGAAATCCTCGTCCAATCACAAGTCCCGGGAGCACGCTTCCTCCTACCGAGCGTGGGAGCACTCCTTGTCCAACCAAAAGCCCTCCAAGCATGCCTCTTCCAATCACAAGTCAAGGGAGTACTCGTCGTCCAATCACAAAACATGGGATCATTCTTCCACCAATCACAAGGCCTGCGAGCATGCCTCTTCCAACTACAAGCCGCAGGTGCACATTTTATCCAATCACAAGGCCTTGGAACATAACATGTCCAATCACAAGACTTCTGAGCATGCTTCTTCCAATCACAAGTCCCAAGATTATATCTCCTCCAATCACAATGCAAAGGACCACGTCTCTTCTAGTTACAACCCTCGAGAGCATGTCTACTCCAACCACCATCCAAAGCAGCACAACCCCTCCAACCACAAGCTTAACGAGCATGCTGTAATTGACCAAAGGCTAGATGGCCTCACCGGGGGCTGGACTGCTGAAAGCACCCTTAGGTGGAGCCCTGCCCACTCGCGCCTCACGGAGCAGGACGAGGAGAGGATGAATGACTATACGGTCGATATGAGGCTTCAGTGTCCAGAGTCGCAGTCGTCTCGGGGGCTGGGCCAGGACTCTCCGGCCCCCAAAAACAACAGGCTGCGATCTCGAGGCCTCCGGCCGGTCAGAGAGGGATCCATGGACTCTGTACAGATGCTGGACAACCTGAATGTGGGGGCAGAGCTGGAGGAGTGGCCGCTGCACAGGGACCTcaccctctcccctccccttaAGTCTCAGCCCATCACTCTGGAGCAGGACGGAGAGCATCTCACCCTCAAATCAAACTCA GGCTCCAGCTCTATTCTGGTGGTTATGGTCATTTTACTCAATATTGGAGTAGCCATTCTTTTCATTCACTTCTTTATTTAA